From a single Apostichopus japonicus isolate 1M-3 chromosome 12, ASM3797524v1, whole genome shotgun sequence genomic region:
- the LOC139977584 gene encoding histamine N-methyltransferase-like isoform X1, which yields MGMNFESHNMESLGNDLEYYEKCFENYLKISNRYVNWLQWIVTVFDENLLPKLKPNGRKDSSPLKMLGIGCSDGTIDYDFVRRWSAYYPKIFNRALEPGDAIENYQQIVTDKPITGATWKFHHQSWEEFCSEVPPGSEKFHFINAISVLYYMEDWRREVMNMYEYLEDGGLLLIVVTADHNRSWKLPEQFPELTDHPAEKVNSKTVEEFLKTESVNFKTVMLRTVVDISSIFEDGSADGKKLLDFLTHVKDFEQTASPEMVSKFKKYLKNGDCTYRESGRILLDNSCGALIIEKSTPK from the exons ATG GGCATGAATTTCGAAAGTCACAACATGGAGAGTTTAGGGAACGACCTAGAATATTATGAAAAGTGTTTCGAAAACTACCTGAAGATTAGCAACAGGTACGTTAACTGGTTGCAGTGGATCGTAACAGTCTTCGACGAAAATCTTTTACCGAAGTTAAAACCGAATGGCCGTAAAGATTCGAGTCCTCTGAAAATGCTGGGGATTGGTTGCAGCGATG GAACAATTGACTATGATTTTGTGAGACGGTGGTCTGCATATTATCCAAAGATATTCAACAGGGCGTTAGAGCCAGGAGATGCCATCGAAAACTACCAGCAGATTGTTACAGACAAACCAATCACAGGTGCCACATGGAAATTTCATCATCAGTCGTGGGAGGAGTTTTGTAGTGAAGTGCCACCAGGTTCGGAGAAATTTCACTTCATCAATGCCATTTCCGTGTTGTATTACATGGAAGATTGGAGGAGAGAAGTCATGAATATGTACGAGTATCTGGAAGACGGCGGACTGTTGCTAATTGTAGTAACAGCAG ATCACAACCGTTCTTGGAAACTGCCAGAACAATTCCCGGAGTTGACGGATCACCCAGCTGAGAAAGTTAATTCGAAAACAGTCGAAGAGTTCTTGAAAACAGAAAGTGTTAACTTTAAAACTGTTATGTTACGTACTGTTGTGGATATATCTTCTATTTTTGAAGACGGTAGTGCCGATGGTAAAAAACTGCTTGATTTTCTGACGCATGTGAAAGATTTTGAACAAACCGCTTCTCCTGAAATGGTATCCAAATTCAAAAAATATCTAAAGAATGGGGATTGCACGTATCGCGAAAGTGGTCGGATACTGTTAGATAACAGTTGTGGCGCACTGATTATTGAGAAATCTACACcgaaataa
- the LOC139977584 gene encoding histamine N-methyltransferase-like isoform X2, whose translation MNFESHNMESLGNDLEYYEKCFENYLKISNRYVNWLQWIVTVFDENLLPKLKPNGRKDSSPLKMLGIGCSDGTIDYDFVRRWSAYYPKIFNRALEPGDAIENYQQIVTDKPITGATWKFHHQSWEEFCSEVPPGSEKFHFINAISVLYYMEDWRREVMNMYEYLEDGGLLLIVVTADHNRSWKLPEQFPELTDHPAEKVNSKTVEEFLKTESVNFKTVMLRTVVDISSIFEDGSADGKKLLDFLTHVKDFEQTASPEMVSKFKKYLKNGDCTYRESGRILLDNSCGALIIEKSTPK comes from the exons ATGAATTTCGAAAGTCACAACATGGAGAGTTTAGGGAACGACCTAGAATATTATGAAAAGTGTTTCGAAAACTACCTGAAGATTAGCAACAGGTACGTTAACTGGTTGCAGTGGATCGTAACAGTCTTCGACGAAAATCTTTTACCGAAGTTAAAACCGAATGGCCGTAAAGATTCGAGTCCTCTGAAAATGCTGGGGATTGGTTGCAGCGATG GAACAATTGACTATGATTTTGTGAGACGGTGGTCTGCATATTATCCAAAGATATTCAACAGGGCGTTAGAGCCAGGAGATGCCATCGAAAACTACCAGCAGATTGTTACAGACAAACCAATCACAGGTGCCACATGGAAATTTCATCATCAGTCGTGGGAGGAGTTTTGTAGTGAAGTGCCACCAGGTTCGGAGAAATTTCACTTCATCAATGCCATTTCCGTGTTGTATTACATGGAAGATTGGAGGAGAGAAGTCATGAATATGTACGAGTATCTGGAAGACGGCGGACTGTTGCTAATTGTAGTAACAGCAG ATCACAACCGTTCTTGGAAACTGCCAGAACAATTCCCGGAGTTGACGGATCACCCAGCTGAGAAAGTTAATTCGAAAACAGTCGAAGAGTTCTTGAAAACAGAAAGTGTTAACTTTAAAACTGTTATGTTACGTACTGTTGTGGATATATCTTCTATTTTTGAAGACGGTAGTGCCGATGGTAAAAAACTGCTTGATTTTCTGACGCATGTGAAAGATTTTGAACAAACCGCTTCTCCTGAAATGGTATCCAAATTCAAAAAATATCTAAAGAATGGGGATTGCACGTATCGCGAAAGTGGTCGGATACTGTTAGATAACAGTTGTGGCGCACTGATTATTGAGAAATCTACACcgaaataa